The proteins below come from a single Acidobacteriota bacterium genomic window:
- a CDS encoding cyanophycinase: MIRLQPLLALVLLTTALAQPPTFKYIRIGSPTDVTTKATAGYALLGGGEDLDEAFKFLCDKSGGGDFLVVRAAGEDAYNDYINKLCKLNSVATLIIPDRDSTSDPKIVDIIHHAEAVFIAGGDQARYINWWMGTPVQDALNAHIAAGKPIGGTSAGLAVMGQYIYSAQGDAPDDDGLQSSQAMLNPFMPRVTVRRDFVKIDLLQNTLTDTHFAKRDRMGRTLTFLARIMKDGWSPAPREIAIDEKSAVLVERNGKARVIGSGKGAYFLSVPRGGPDVCRENTPLTFKDIAVYRGPAGSSFNLKDWTGKGGLAYSLSVVDGKIQSTQKSGEVY, from the coding sequence ATGATTCGCCTGCAACCGCTTCTCGCACTTGTTTTACTAACCACTGCCCTTGCCCAGCCCCCCACCTTCAAATACATCCGCATCGGCAGCCCCACCGACGTCACCACCAAAGCCACCGCTGGATACGCTCTCCTCGGCGGCGGTGAAGACCTCGACGAAGCATTCAAGTTTCTCTGCGACAAAAGTGGCGGCGGAGACTTTCTCGTCGTCCGCGCCGCCGGCGAGGACGCCTACAACGACTACATCAACAAGCTCTGCAAGCTGAATTCTGTCGCCACCCTCATCATTCCCGACCGCGACTCCACCTCCGATCCCAAAATCGTCGACATCATCCATCACGCCGAAGCCGTCTTCATTGCCGGAGGCGATCAGGCCCGCTACATCAATTGGTGGATGGGCACTCCCGTACAGGACGCTCTCAACGCTCACATCGCCGCCGGCAAGCCGATCGGTGGAACCAGCGCCGGCCTGGCCGTGATGGGCCAGTACATCTATTCCGCGCAAGGTGACGCCCCCGATGATGACGGCCTTCAGTCCAGTCAGGCGATGCTCAATCCGTTCATGCCGCGGGTCACCGTGCGCCGTGACTTCGTCAAGATCGACCTCTTGCAGAACACGCTCACCGACACTCACTTTGCCAAACGTGACCGTATGGGACGCACGCTCACCTTCCTTGCCCGCATTATGAAAGACGGGTGGTCTCCTGCCCCGCGCGAAATCGCCATCGACGAAAAGAGCGCCGTCCTGGTTGAACGCAACGGCAAAGCCCGCGTGATTGGCTCCGGCAAGGGTGCCTATTTCCTCTCCGTCCCCCGCGGAGGCCCCGACGTCTGCCGCGAAAACACCCCGCTCACATTTAAGGACATCGCCGTCTATCGCGGCCCGGCCGGATCATCCTTCAACCTGAAGGACTGGACCGGCAAGGGTGGTCTCGCCTATTCCCTCTCAGTTGTAGATGGAAAGATTCAGAGCACCCAAAAAAGTGGTGAGGTCTATTAG
- a CDS encoding lipoyl(octanoyl) transferase codes for MISVLQLGRIDYAAGLRIQQELVELRKAGRIGDVLLLLEHTPVITLGRNAKTTNILLSTEQLALRGVEVFECDRGGDVTFHGPGQLVGYPIFDLRGYISSQEIRSQVSGLSSQEKPARKTMGAIDYVRCLEEVLIRTCADFSIATKRVAGLTGVWTEGDDVADVGTGLRPVQDRSETCPHTATEAKIAAIGIHISRSVTSHGFALNVNTDLSYFSLIVPCGITSKPVTSMQKQLGQTVMLAEVSRSLAASFGIVFTRKIREVQTIEALHERAVGTPLIFPTNLRQLHAHSEEDSCV; via the coding sequence GTGATCTCCGTCCTCCAACTCGGCCGCATCGACTACGCCGCCGGACTGCGCATCCAGCAGGAACTGGTCGAACTCCGTAAAGCCGGACGTATCGGCGACGTGCTGCTCCTCCTCGAACACACGCCCGTCATCACCCTGGGACGCAACGCAAAAACCACGAACATCCTGCTGTCGACCGAGCAGCTCGCCTTGCGCGGAGTCGAAGTCTTCGAATGCGACCGCGGCGGCGACGTCACCTTTCACGGCCCCGGACAACTCGTCGGCTACCCGATTTTCGATCTCCGCGGATACATCAGCTCGCAGGAAATCAGGTCTCAGGTGTCAGGTCTTAGCTCTCAGGAAAAGCCCGCCCGCAAAACCATGGGCGCGATCGACTACGTTCGCTGCCTGGAAGAAGTCTTAATTCGAACCTGCGCGGATTTTTCCATCGCCACGAAGCGCGTGGCAGGACTGACCGGCGTCTGGACCGAAGGGGATGATGTGGCTGATGTGGGGACAGGTCTTCGACCTGTCCAGGACAGGTCAGAGACCTGTCCCCACACAGCCACAGAAGCCAAGATCGCCGCCATCGGCATCCACATCTCGCGCTCCGTCACATCGCACGGCTTCGCGCTGAACGTCAACACTGACCTCAGCTACTTCAGTCTGATCGTCCCGTGCGGAATCACATCGAAGCCGGTGACTTCAATGCAAAAGCAACTAGGCCAAACGGTTATGCTTGCGGAAGTCTCAAGATCCCTTGCAGCCAGTTTCGGCATTGTGTTCACCCGGAAAATCCGGGAAGTGCAGACTATCGAGGCACTCCACGAAAGAGCGGTCGGTACGCCACTGATCTTTCCGACCAACCTACGCCAGCTTCACGCTCACTCCGAAGAAGACTCCTGCGTGTGA
- a CDS encoding thiamine pyrophosphate-dependent dehydrogenase E1 component subunit alpha, translated as MAPKKKARSAARKPKARSPQPAARSSLRTYSIPDHRLEKPAFTLRQVRVGDQVRYEVESRDLSQKDLSKPAPPLRESKYLSKQQLIEIYRWMLLNRRMESALEALYKQSKVVGGVYFGLGQEACSCASAFALQKDDWLAPMIRNQGSVLVRGFSPRDIMMQYMAKAGSPTKGRDASTHFGDHETRNVVSPISTLGDLIPVLAGVALGARMQGRNLAVMTYIGDGGQSTGVTYEGLNFAAVQDLGLVLIVESNMWAYSTPSNMQFRVEDLAERAIAYGIPGIIVDGTDACQVYDACHEACERARRGEGPTLIEAKMMRMKGHAIHDAAEYVPKPLFEYWKKRDPIARLENYLVNTKKWLTADANQKLIAEVEAQLEADREFAVNSPMPTPESAAPGAYCENGCHEIKPKYAMPKVRGGKNVGLKNSDAAVHLK; from the coding sequence ATGGCCCCAAAGAAGAAAGCCCGCTCAGCCGCCCGGAAGCCCAAAGCCCGCAGCCCGCAGCCCGCGGCTCGCAGCTCCCTCCGCACCTACTCCATCCCCGACCACCGCCTGGAAAAGCCCGCCTTCACCCTGCGCCAGGTCCGCGTCGGCGACCAGGTCCGCTACGAAGTCGAAAGCCGCGATCTTTCTCAGAAGGATCTCTCCAAACCCGCGCCTCCACTGCGCGAATCGAAATATTTGAGCAAGCAGCAGCTCATCGAAATCTATCGCTGGATGCTCCTCAACCGCCGCATGGAGTCCGCCCTCGAAGCGCTCTACAAACAGAGCAAAGTTGTCGGCGGCGTCTACTTCGGTCTCGGACAGGAAGCCTGCTCCTGCGCCTCCGCTTTCGCTCTTCAGAAAGATGACTGGCTCGCGCCCATGATTCGCAATCAGGGATCGGTGCTGGTGCGCGGATTTTCGCCGCGCGACATCATGATGCAGTACATGGCAAAAGCGGGATCGCCTACTAAGGGACGCGACGCCTCCACTCACTTCGGCGATCACGAGACACGAAATGTCGTCTCGCCGATCTCAACTCTCGGCGACCTGATCCCCGTGCTCGCGGGCGTTGCGCTGGGTGCGCGCATGCAAGGCAGGAACCTCGCCGTCATGACTTACATCGGCGATGGAGGGCAATCCACCGGCGTTACCTACGAAGGCCTGAACTTCGCCGCCGTGCAGGATCTCGGACTTGTGCTCATCGTCGAAAGCAACATGTGGGCTTACTCCACGCCATCGAACATGCAGTTCCGCGTAGAAGACCTCGCCGAGCGTGCGATAGCCTACGGCATTCCCGGCATCATCGTCGACGGCACCGACGCCTGCCAGGTCTACGACGCCTGCCACGAAGCCTGTGAACGCGCCCGCCGCGGCGAAGGCCCCACGCTGATCGAAGCCAAGATGATGCGCATGAAAGGCCACGCCATCCACGACGCGGCGGAGTATGTCCCGAAGCCGCTGTTTGAATACTGGAAGAAACGCGATCCGATCGCGCGGCTAGAGAACTATCTCGTCAATACGAAGAAGTGGCTGACTGCGGATGCCAATCAAAAACTAATCGCCGAAGTAGAAGCGCAACTCGAAGCCGACCGCGAATTCGCCGTGAACTCTCCGATGCCGACACCCGAATCCGCCGCCCCCGGCGCCTACTGCGAAAACGGCTGCCACGAGATCAAACCGAAGTACGCGATGCCGAAGGTGCGCGGCGGCAAGAATGTGGGTCTGAAGAATTCCGACGCAGCGGTGCATTTGAAGTAA
- a CDS encoding TonB-dependent receptor, with translation MRFPLNFHIPNLARRAGINAATLLVLLITGVLWAQTGTSNIRGIITDAQGRVVAGATVTITDNQTGFSRDTKTGSQGEYQFLQLPPAVYAVSVAATGFATLKEEGVRLMVDTPATLNLTVAVQGQSVIVDVEGTAPLVNTTDATLGHAFGTEKLENLPFEGRDPVGILSLQPGVVFIAPKGQVSELQDSRGGSVNGARSDQTNVTLDGIDNNDQLQGFAFQGAVRSTLDSLQEFRVTTSNSNADAGRSSGAQVSLITKSGTNHLHGSAYAYNRSKIGEANDWFNKKAQLGSGLPNVPPHLVRNTFGATFGGPIVKDRLFFFLAYEGQRTRENQQITRVVPSDDLRNGIVSYVCDAADPNCPSNGIFTLQASDLAQLDPNCSTPVPGFPNGTCPLGPGANSAVMEIFQKYPEPNTDSVGDGLNFRGFTFSGPAPGKTDTYIAKIDLNLTRNGNHRLFVRGGLNNDHGPLAKESVSQTGDAGPEFPGMPTNLVGTNNSKGLTVGYTALLRNNLINNFRYGFIRQGTSEAGLKDSHFVQFRGLDNIQGFDTSLNTHVPVQNFVDDITWTKGKHNLQFGGNYRRIDNVRSSNSTSFFTATTNVSWLDNAAIANTGSSLDPGALQFADLGFPAVAESFSSSYDSPVAALAGLVTEVDANYNLTKTLASLPEGAFVPRHFRSNEFELYGQDTWRVTSNFTLTFGLRYTLLQPPYETTGTQVAPNVSLNDWFNKRGQAMLAGQTYNPLVQFDLSGQANGGKPYWDWDYKNFAPRIAFAWSPSADSGFLRKMFGGPGKTSIRGGYGIYYDHFGEGITNSFDRQGSFGLTTAISNPAAIQNVDTTARFSELLTIPTVSAQTTDDCPVSPCSIVAPPPTGSFPVTPPTTAFAITWGLDDKLKTPYSHVIDFSLTRELPRGFVVEASYVGRMAHRLLQEEDLAMPLDIVDPASKTDYFSAATQLAKATNAGTDISALAPIPYWENLFPGAAGNLGFGPPGDINNLGCAPGNNVNAANYTATQAMYDMYSCFTGNETTGLFVADLLCLPACSQLPGQPVGGQPFNYFDNQWSSLYAWRSVGNSNYHAAQFSLRHAMTHGLQFDLNYTFSKSIDVGSNAERINQFEGGGFASQIINSWSPKQLRAVSDFDTRHQINANWVYELPFGRGKSYASGIGRVANAIVGGWQFSGLMRWSSGLPFTVGSGLGFWPTNWELTSSAVMDGPRPKTGTYMKDGNPNVFKDRDTANQSFRFAYPGESGMRNLLRGPGIFGIDTGLGKSWKITESQAVKFSWEVFNATNSVRFDAASANLSKANSSSFGNYIQTLSQKRVMQFSLRYSF, from the coding sequence ATGAGATTCCCACTCAATTTTCATATCCCGAACTTGGCCCGGCGCGCGGGCATCAACGCGGCAACTCTCCTGGTTCTCCTGATCACTGGAGTCCTTTGGGCCCAGACCGGCACATCCAACATCCGCGGCATCATCACGGACGCTCAGGGACGGGTCGTCGCTGGGGCAACCGTCACCATCACTGACAATCAGACTGGATTTTCCCGCGATACCAAGACCGGCAGTCAAGGCGAGTATCAGTTTCTACAACTGCCGCCTGCGGTGTATGCCGTGTCGGTAGCCGCCACCGGATTTGCAACCCTGAAAGAGGAAGGCGTCCGGCTCATGGTGGACACTCCCGCAACCCTCAACCTCACCGTTGCGGTGCAGGGCCAGTCCGTAATTGTCGACGTGGAAGGCACAGCACCCCTGGTCAACACGACGGATGCAACTCTGGGCCATGCCTTCGGCACCGAGAAATTGGAGAACTTGCCTTTCGAAGGTCGCGATCCAGTCGGCATTCTGAGCCTGCAGCCCGGAGTGGTCTTTATCGCTCCCAAAGGGCAAGTCAGCGAACTGCAAGACAGCCGCGGCGGGTCCGTGAATGGCGCGCGCAGCGACCAGACCAATGTGACCCTCGACGGTATCGACAATAACGACCAACTCCAGGGATTTGCCTTTCAGGGAGCGGTCCGTTCGACGCTGGACTCTCTACAGGAGTTCAGAGTGACCACCAGCAACTCCAACGCCGATGCCGGCCGCTCATCTGGAGCGCAGGTGAGCCTGATTACCAAGAGTGGTACTAACCACCTCCACGGCTCAGCCTACGCATATAACCGCTCCAAGATCGGAGAAGCCAACGATTGGTTCAATAAAAAAGCGCAGCTTGGTTCAGGCCTTCCCAACGTGCCACCGCATCTTGTCCGCAACACGTTCGGCGCAACTTTTGGCGGCCCGATCGTAAAAGATCGTCTCTTCTTCTTCCTCGCCTACGAAGGCCAAAGAACCCGAGAGAACCAGCAAATCACGCGTGTCGTCCCCAGCGATGATCTACGCAATGGGATCGTGAGCTACGTTTGCGACGCGGCCGATCCCAATTGTCCATCCAACGGCATTTTCACATTGCAAGCGTCTGATTTGGCACAGCTCGATCCAAACTGCAGCACGCCGGTCCCAGGATTTCCCAATGGGACCTGCCCGTTGGGTCCGGGAGCCAATTCTGCCGTAATGGAAATCTTTCAAAAATATCCTGAGCCCAATACGGATTCTGTTGGCGACGGCCTGAACTTTCGAGGCTTCACCTTCTCGGGTCCCGCGCCTGGAAAAACCGACACCTACATCGCCAAGATTGATCTCAACCTGACGAGAAATGGCAACCACCGGTTGTTCGTGCGTGGCGGCTTGAACAACGATCACGGTCCGCTGGCCAAGGAGAGCGTTTCGCAAACCGGTGACGCCGGACCCGAATTTCCCGGGATGCCGACCAACCTCGTGGGAACCAACAACTCCAAAGGTCTGACGGTCGGATACACGGCGCTCCTGCGCAACAACCTCATCAACAATTTCCGCTACGGCTTCATCCGCCAGGGAACCAGTGAAGCGGGGCTGAAAGACAGTCACTTCGTTCAGTTCCGTGGCCTGGACAACATCCAGGGATTCGACACCTCCCTCAACACTCACGTACCGGTACAAAATTTCGTCGATGACATCACCTGGACGAAAGGAAAACACAACCTGCAGTTCGGCGGAAATTACCGGAGAATCGACAACGTTCGTTCATCTAATTCCACGTCGTTCTTTACTGCGACCACCAATGTGTCGTGGTTGGATAACGCAGCCATCGCCAATACCGGATCCAGCTTGGATCCAGGCGCTCTGCAATTCGCCGATCTTGGTTTTCCGGCCGTGGCCGAGAGTTTCTCCAGTTCCTACGACTCCCCCGTGGCAGCGCTAGCCGGACTTGTCACCGAAGTGGACGCAAACTACAACCTCACCAAAACTCTCGCTTCTCTGCCCGAAGGCGCCTTCGTGCCGCGGCATTTCCGGTCCAATGAGTTCGAGCTCTACGGACAGGACACCTGGCGCGTGACTTCCAACTTTACTTTGACGTTCGGCCTACGCTACACCCTGCTGCAGCCTCCCTACGAGACGACCGGCACCCAGGTCGCCCCCAACGTGAGCCTGAATGACTGGTTTAATAAGCGCGGCCAGGCCATGCTCGCCGGTCAAACCTATAACCCCCTCGTGCAGTTCGATCTCTCAGGACAGGCCAACGGAGGAAAGCCCTATTGGGATTGGGACTACAAGAACTTTGCACCCCGCATTGCCTTCGCCTGGTCGCCCAGCGCCGATAGCGGCTTCTTGCGCAAGATGTTCGGAGGTCCCGGTAAGACTTCCATTCGCGGCGGTTACGGCATTTACTACGATCACTTCGGGGAAGGCATCACAAACAGCTTTGATCGTCAGGGATCATTCGGCTTAACGACAGCCATATCAAACCCGGCAGCAATCCAGAACGTAGACACCACTGCGCGGTTCAGCGAGTTGCTCACCATTCCCACGGTAAGCGCACAGACAACCGACGACTGTCCTGTATCGCCGTGCTCGATCGTGGCGCCCCCGCCGACGGGAAGTTTCCCGGTCACCCCGCCGACGACCGCGTTTGCGATCACCTGGGGACTGGACGACAAACTCAAGACTCCCTATTCGCACGTAATCGATTTCTCCCTCACGCGCGAACTGCCTCGCGGCTTCGTGGTGGAGGCCTCCTACGTCGGACGTATGGCTCACCGTCTCCTGCAGGAAGAAGACTTGGCCATGCCTTTGGATATCGTGGACCCCGCGTCGAAGACGGATTACTTCTCTGCAGCCACGCAGCTTGCCAAGGCCACCAATGCCGGCACCGATATCAGCGCCCTCGCTCCTATTCCTTATTGGGAGAATTTGTTCCCGGGAGCTGCCGGAAACCTCGGATTTGGGCCTCCGGGTGACATAAATAACTTAGGCTGCGCTCCAGGTAACAATGTTAACGCGGCCAATTACACCGCGACTCAGGCGATGTACGACATGTATTCCTGTTTCACGGGGAACGAAACCACCGGTCTGTTTGTTGCCGACTTGCTCTGTTTACCCGCCTGTTCCCAACTACCCGGACAGCCGGTTGGCGGACAGCCTTTTAACTATTTCGACAATCAGTGGTCGTCACTCTACGCGTGGCGAAGCGTCGGAAACAGCAACTATCACGCCGCCCAATTCAGCCTGCGCCATGCCATGACGCACGGGCTGCAGTTTGATCTCAACTACACCTTCTCCAAGTCCATCGACGTAGGATCGAATGCGGAGCGTATCAACCAGTTCGAGGGTGGCGGCTTCGCCAGCCAGATTATCAACTCCTGGTCCCCCAAGCAGCTGCGTGCCGTCTCGGATTTCGACACCCGTCACCAGATCAACGCCAACTGGGTTTATGAGCTTCCCTTCGGCCGCGGTAAATCCTACGCCTCCGGAATCGGTCGCGTAGCCAACGCCATCGTTGGCGGATGGCAATTCTCCGGATTAATGCGCTGGAGCAGTGGCTTGCCCTTCACTGTCGGCTCTGGACTTGGTTTCTGGCCCACCAACTGGGAACTGACTTCCTCCGCGGTCATGGACGGCCCCCGTCCCAAGACCGGCACCTACATGAAAGACGGCAACCCCAACGTGTTCAAGGACCGCGATACCGCGAATCAATCTTTCCGTTTCGCGTATCCGGGTGAGTCCGGAATGCGAAACCTGTTGCGCGGCCCCGGTATTTTCGGAATCGATACCGGACTTGGCAAATCCTGGAAGATCACCGAGTCGCAAGCGGTGAAGTTCTCCTGGGAAGTCTTCAACGCCACCAACTCGGTCCGCTTCGACGCTGCCAGTGCAAACCTGTCGAAAGCGAACAGCAGCTCATTTGGTAACTACATCCAGACCCTGAGTCAGAAGCGCGTCATGCAGTTCTCACTGCGTTACAGCTTCTAA
- a CDS encoding ankyrin repeat domain-containing protein — MSRNLSYRQMIFSRLKALALLMLALHSATHAVAQPQRAANVLDQQLLSAADDMSVAGVRDSLENGAHIEARGRNGSTALILATERGSADIVKLLLDRGANANARDRSGDTALVEAARSGNNELLELLLKVSDSRNKNLALFAAATGGPVVIVMEDQPAGALVTGPPMEAPWIKTNRLLLESGADLETRDPLQGTPLMVAASHGQTDIFEFLLNRGASIHARDKYGNTALILAACECAAATMNSTYDIVKMLLIKGANPNAQANDGTTALMNAAGGFGGSAIVELLLNSGADPAAKNKKGNTALSLAIKANQPDKIEILKRVAAHRH; from the coding sequence TTGAGTCGCAATCTTTCGTACCGTCAGATGATCTTCTCTCGACTCAAAGCGCTTGCCCTTCTAATGCTTGCCCTCCATTCAGCGACTCACGCTGTGGCACAACCGCAGCGCGCCGCAAACGTGTTAGACCAACAACTACTGAGCGCCGCCGACGACATGAGCGTCGCGGGTGTGCGTGACTCGCTTGAGAACGGCGCTCATATCGAAGCCCGGGGGCGAAACGGTTCGACCGCGTTGATCCTCGCAACAGAGCGAGGATCGGCGGATATAGTAAAACTCCTGCTCGATAGAGGTGCCAATGCCAATGCCCGAGATCGAAGTGGCGATACTGCGTTGGTTGAAGCTGCGAGAAGCGGGAACAATGAGCTGCTAGAGCTTCTTCTCAAGGTCTCGGATTCGCGAAACAAGAATCTCGCCCTCTTCGCGGCCGCGACGGGTGGGCCCGTAGTCATTGTCATGGAGGACCAACCCGCCGGCGCTCTGGTCACCGGGCCCCCCATGGAAGCCCCCTGGATCAAGACCAACAGGCTTCTCCTTGAAAGTGGGGCCGATCTCGAGACCCGCGATCCGTTACAGGGGACGCCCCTCATGGTAGCCGCCTCCCACGGGCAAACGGACATTTTTGAGTTCTTACTGAACAGAGGCGCCAGCATTCACGCTAGGGACAAGTACGGCAACACGGCGTTGATCTTGGCGGCGTGCGAGTGCGCCGCAGCAACGATGAATAGCACATACGACATCGTGAAAATGCTGCTGATTAAAGGCGCCAACCCAAATGCCCAAGCGAACGATGGCACAACCGCGCTAATGAATGCAGCGGGCGGCTTCGGCGGTTCAGCGATTGTGGAACTACTGCTCAACAGCGGAGCCGATCCAGCGGCGAAGAACAAAAAGGGAAATACAGCCCTGAGCCTCGCCATCAAAGCCAATCAGCCAGACAAAATTGAAATATTGAAGCGAGTGGCTGCGCACCGTCATTGA